A region from the Geobacillus vulcani PSS1 genome encodes:
- a CDS encoding MFS transporter, whose translation MAATSPSMVSLLRNRFIQTIMTAGLFIQIGIWIRNFAVLLFVTEKTNGDALAVSLISVAEFAPIFIFSFIGGTFADRWRPKRTMIWCDLFSALSIFAILLALLFGTWKMVFLATFVSAVLSQFSQPSGMKLFKVHVPSEQMQGGMSLFQTMMAIFVVIGPIMGTFIFQQFGIYVSMAMVGFCFLASALILTLLPPDRTEERAGNTTSLWEEMKQGFRYVWSRKILLTLGGGFMAAGFAMGLIQPLAVFLVTERLGMEESDLQWLFAAHGAAMMIGGGMAMALSHRIGPHVLLMLGMGSLAVGIFVMGWSTLFWLTLLAEFIAGFFMPALHIGINTIVMSHTEAAFIGRVNGILTPLFMGAMVTTMSLAGMLKEWLSLVVIYQISAALFVVGIVVMLPMFRMLQPAKTKSW comes from the coding sequence ATGGCAGCAACTAGTCCATCCATGGTTTCGCTTTTGCGGAACCGGTTTATTCAAACCATTATGACAGCCGGGCTATTTATTCAAATCGGCATTTGGATTCGCAATTTTGCCGTTTTATTGTTTGTGACCGAGAAAACAAATGGTGATGCGCTGGCTGTCTCGCTCATTTCAGTGGCTGAGTTCGCCCCTATTTTTATCTTTTCTTTTATCGGCGGAACGTTTGCCGACCGATGGCGTCCGAAGCGGACGATGATTTGGTGCGATCTTTTCAGCGCACTCTCCATTTTTGCGATCCTGCTCGCACTTTTGTTTGGCACATGGAAGATGGTGTTTCTTGCGACCTTCGTTTCAGCGGTTTTATCCCAATTTTCACAGCCTTCAGGGATGAAACTATTTAAGGTGCATGTTCCAAGCGAACAAATGCAAGGGGGCATGTCGCTGTTTCAGACAATGATGGCCATTTTCGTCGTCATCGGTCCCATTATGGGGACATTCATCTTCCAACAATTCGGCATCTACGTTTCCATGGCGATGGTCGGATTTTGCTTTTTGGCATCCGCTCTGATCTTGACGCTGTTGCCGCCGGACCGGACTGAAGAGCGCGCTGGGAACACGACCTCTTTATGGGAGGAGATGAAGCAGGGCTTTCGCTATGTATGGTCGCGCAAAATCCTCCTCACACTCGGTGGCGGGTTTATGGCCGCGGGATTCGCGATGGGCTTGATTCAACCATTGGCCGTATTTCTTGTCACGGAGCGGCTCGGGATGGAAGAAAGCGATTTGCAATGGCTGTTTGCCGCCCACGGGGCAGCGATGATGATCGGCGGCGGCATGGCGATGGCCCTCTCCCATCGAATCGGACCTCACGTTTTGCTGATGCTCGGAATGGGGAGCCTTGCCGTCGGCATTTTTGTCATGGGGTGGTCAACGCTGTTTTGGCTTACCTTATTGGCCGAGTTTATCGCTGGCTTTTTCATGCCGGCGCTGCATATCGGCATTAACACGATTGTGATGAGCCATACGGAAGCAGCGTTTATTGGCCGGGTCAACGGCATTTTGACCCCGCTGTTCATGGGGGCAATGGTCACAACGATGAGCTTGGCGGGGATGCTAAAAGAATGGCTTTCTCTCGTTGTGATCTATCAAATCTCGGCCGCCTTGTTTGTGGTTGGCATCGTCGTCATGCTGCCGATGTTTCGGATGCTGCAGCCAGCGAAGACAAAATCATGGTAA
- a CDS encoding NUDIX hydrolase — protein MKIRQCSRAVIINERNEILLQRFEFRDVVGNKVLWVTPGGGIEENETPAEALKRELYEELGIVVNLVGEPLFQLDVWIDGKQGPFVSREIYYKITIPSDTRLSFENMTKDEKDAWQQVKWWSKEELQSIDDFAPREILNYI, from the coding sequence ATGAAGATACGCCAATGTTCTAGAGCCGTGATCATTAATGAACGGAATGAAATTCTTCTTCAGCGATTTGAATTTCGCGATGTGGTAGGAAACAAGGTGTTATGGGTGACTCCAGGGGGAGGAATTGAAGAAAATGAGACCCCGGCGGAAGCGTTAAAAAGAGAGTTATACGAAGAGCTAGGCATTGTTGTCAACCTTGTCGGCGAACCCCTATTTCAACTCGATGTATGGATCGATGGGAAACAAGGTCCTTTTGTTAGTCGAGAGATTTATTACAAAATCACGATTCCATCGGATACGAGATTATCGTTCGAAAATATGACGAAAGACGAAAAGGATGCATGGCAACAGGTAAAATGGTGGAGCAAGGAAGAATTGCAGAGCATCGATGATTTTGCACCGCGTGAGATATTGAATTACATATAA
- a CDS encoding MarR family winged helix-turn-helix transcriptional regulator, which produces MDDLKALYQAIKEKNDAVTAFLLQEIRAMLGAEYQELTQRQVMLLEILRHQTMTINEIAQFFSITPSAASQLVRKLEEKAYVRRDINPTDRREIIVRLDQAGQTYHDKMDEVELRLMEKYYGKLQREDLEKLKEINDKLYTIIMEAHRS; this is translated from the coding sequence ATGGACGATTTAAAAGCATTGTATCAGGCCATTAAAGAAAAAAACGATGCGGTGACCGCGTTTTTATTGCAAGAGATTCGCGCCATGCTCGGCGCTGAGTATCAAGAGCTAACCCAAAGGCAAGTGATGCTGCTGGAGATATTGAGGCATCAAACCATGACGATCAACGAAATCGCCCAGTTCTTTTCCATAACTCCAAGCGCCGCCAGCCAGCTCGTTCGAAAGCTGGAGGAAAAAGCGTATGTTCGCCGAGACATCAATCCAACCGACCGCCGTGAAATCATCGTCCGCTTAGATCAAGCGGGTCAAACATATCATGACAAAATGGACGAAGTGGAATTGCGCTTAATGGAAAAATATTATGGAAAACTTCAGCGCGAGGACTTGGAAAAGCTGAAAGAAATTAACGATAAACTCTATACCATCATCATGGAGGCGCATCGGTCGTAA
- a CDS encoding ABC transporter permease, whose amino-acid sequence MQTGKEAAVKLAGFSLWYLSAHLIAKLGNSAIEEAYLGTAEQVLSTKTPPWQILIGVVVAEVALSFAWVALFFLCAALIIGFSEIVSGALSIVTEIVVFGGVSLIGMTGIGVFILGLSLRLKQVGAVTEVLLYYLLIFSGFFLSSNRLPAAFHILNALSPLSWAVQGMGAGWRVFFPAFGVSLLWLAIGSFVLRQQWNWARKNGKIGSYV is encoded by the coding sequence ATCCAGACGGGAAAAGAGGCGGCGGTCAAGCTAGCCGGTTTCAGCCTTTGGTACTTAAGCGCTCATTTGATCGCAAAGCTTGGCAACAGCGCAATCGAAGAAGCGTATCTTGGCACCGCAGAGCAAGTGCTTTCAACGAAGACTCCTCCATGGCAAATTTTGATCGGCGTGGTGGTCGCGGAAGTCGCGTTGTCGTTCGCGTGGGTGGCGCTTTTTTTCCTTTGTGCCGCCTTGATCATTGGATTTTCTGAAATTGTTTCGGGAGCATTGTCCATCGTAACGGAAATCGTCGTATTTGGTGGAGTGAGTCTAATCGGCATGACCGGGATCGGCGTGTTCATTTTAGGACTGTCACTCCGCTTAAAGCAAGTCGGGGCCGTTACTGAGGTGCTTCTTTACTATTTATTAATCTTCTCAGGGTTTTTTCTATCTTCGAATCGATTACCAGCCGCCTTTCATATTCTCAACGCCCTTTCTCCTCTTTCTTGGGCTGTACAAGGAATGGGCGCAGGATGGCGCGTGTTCTTTCCCGCGTTCGGCGTCTCGCTATTGTGGCTCGCCATCGGCTCATTCGTCTTAAGACAACAATGGAACTGGGCGAGGAAGAACGGAAAAATAGGAAGCTACGTATAA
- a CDS encoding DUF4083 family protein — MGVARSLALLAAFVSEVFFFVKSLAAKGDSHKSMERIEEKLDKMIERLERQTNE; from the coding sequence TTGGGGGTCGCTCGTTCGCTCGCGTTGCTTGCGGCCTTTGTTAGTGAGGTCTTTTTCTTCGTGAAATCTTTAGCGGCCAAAGGCGATTCGCATAAAAGCATGGAGCGGATTGAAGAGAAATTGGACAAAATGATTGAGCGGTTAGAGAGGCAAACGAATGAATAA
- a CDS encoding ABC transporter ATP-binding protein, with translation MIVVQNVNKIYPPHRHVLRDLSLELNDGDRLILLGPNGAGKTTLIKCIIGLTAPDSGRIYVNGVDVVRNPNGARESIAVVFEEADNSYSYLNVFENLLYFGLLNKWSRYEAKRRAEQIMAMLNLTPYADRLAQALSRGMKQKLAFAIALMKGAPFLFLDEPTLGLDVESQHHIRALLTEKHNWWNAVLITTHDIPFAHAVGNQFVFIKDGTIIWRGTKEHFSTPADLETHFLAAIRSYQFSLEAGD, from the coding sequence ATGATCGTCGTGCAAAATGTCAACAAAATCTATCCGCCTCACCGCCACGTGTTGCGCGATCTCTCTCTCGAGCTGAATGACGGAGATCGGCTCATTCTTTTAGGGCCAAATGGGGCTGGGAAGACGACCTTAATAAAGTGCATCATCGGGCTTACTGCACCGGACAGCGGCCGTATTTATGTAAATGGGGTAGATGTTGTCCGCAATCCGAATGGTGCGCGCGAGTCGATTGCGGTCGTGTTTGAAGAAGCCGACAACTCCTATTCATATTTAAATGTCTTTGAAAATCTCTTGTATTTTGGTTTGCTAAACAAGTGGAGCCGTTACGAAGCGAAGCGAAGGGCCGAACAAATCATGGCCATGTTGAATCTGACCCCCTACGCGGATCGTCTGGCCCAAGCCCTTTCGCGAGGGATGAAACAAAAATTGGCGTTTGCGATCGCCTTAATGAAAGGAGCGCCGTTTTTGTTCCTTGATGAGCCGACTCTTGGCCTTGATGTTGAGTCGCAGCATCATATTCGAGCGCTGTTGACGGAAAAACACAACTGGTGGAACGCCGTCCTCATTACAACCCATGACATTCCGTTTGCCCACGCCGTCGGAAATCAATTTGTTTTTATCAAAGATGGAACCATCATTTGGCGGGGAACAAAGGAACATTTTTCAACTCCAGCTGACCTGGAAACCCATTTTTTAGCGGCGATTCGTTCCTATCAATTCTCCCTGGAGGCTGGTGATTGA
- the katG gene encoding catalase/peroxidase HPI yields MEHQHPQQASKCPYHGSITNQSSNRTTNKDWWPNQLNVSILHQHDRKTNPHDEDFDYAQEFAKLDYWALKEDLRKLMTESQDWWPADYGHYGPLMIRMAWHSAGTYRIGDGRGGASTGTQRFAPLNSWPDNANLDKARRLLWPIKKKYGNKISWADLFILAGNVAIESMGGKTIGFGGGRVDVWHPEEDVYWGSEKEWLASERYSGDRELENPLAAVQMGLIYVNPEGPDGKPDPKAAARDIRETFRRMGMNDEETVALIAGGHTFGKAHGAGPATHVGPEPEAAPIEAQGLGWISSYGKGKGSDTITSGIEGAWTPTPTQWDTSYFDMLFGYDWWLTKSPAGAWQWMAVDPDENDLAPDAENPSKKVPTMMMTTDLALRFDPEYEKIARRFHQNPEEFAEAFARAWFKLTHRDMGPKTRYLGPEVPEEDFIWQDPIPEVDYELTEAEIEEIKAKILNSGLTVSELVKTAWASASTFRHSDKRGGANGARIRLAPQKDWEVNEPERLANVLSVYEDIQRELPKKVSIADLIVLGGSAAVEKAARDAGFDVKVPFFPGRGDATQEQTDVESFAVLEPFADGFRNYQKQEYSVPPEELLIDKAQLLGLTGPEMTVLIGGLRVLGANYRDLPHGVFTDRIGVLTNDFFVNLLDMDYEWVPTDGGIYEIRDRKTGQVRWTATRVDLIFGSNSILRSYAEFYAQDDNQEKFVRDFINAWVKVMNADRFDLVKKARESVAAR; encoded by the coding sequence ATGGAGCATCAACATCCACAACAGGCTTCGAAATGCCCGTACCACGGGAGCATCACCAATCAATCTTCCAATCGGACAACGAACAAAGACTGGTGGCCGAATCAGCTGAATGTAAGCATTCTTCACCAGCACGACCGGAAGACGAACCCTCATGATGAAGATTTTGATTACGCGCAAGAATTTGCAAAGCTGGACTACTGGGCGTTAAAAGAAGATTTGCGGAAACTGATGACCGAAAGCCAAGACTGGTGGCCGGCCGACTATGGCCATTACGGGCCGTTAATGATCCGCATGGCTTGGCATTCGGCAGGGACGTATCGCATCGGCGACGGCCGCGGTGGCGCGTCGACAGGCACGCAGCGCTTTGCGCCGTTAAACAGCTGGCCGGACAACGCCAACTTGGATAAAGCGCGTCGGCTGTTATGGCCGATCAAAAAGAAATACGGGAACAAAATCTCTTGGGCCGATTTGTTCATTTTGGCAGGCAATGTCGCCATTGAATCGATGGGCGGAAAAACGATCGGGTTTGGCGGCGGCCGCGTTGACGTCTGGCATCCGGAAGAAGACGTGTATTGGGGATCGGAAAAAGAGTGGCTCGCCTCTGAACGCTATTCCGGCGATCGCGAGCTCGAAAACCCGCTTGCCGCGGTGCAAATGGGGTTAATCTACGTCAACCCAGAAGGGCCGGACGGCAAGCCGGATCCGAAAGCAGCGGCGCGCGATATCCGCGAGACGTTCCGCCGCATGGGGATGAACGATGAAGAAACGGTCGCCTTGATCGCCGGCGGTCATACGTTCGGAAAAGCGCACGGCGCCGGCCCCGCCACGCACGTCGGTCCTGAGCCGGAAGCCGCCCCGATTGAAGCGCAAGGGCTGGGATGGATCAGCTCTTACGGAAAAGGGAAAGGGAGCGATACGATCACAAGCGGCATTGAAGGCGCCTGGACGCCGACGCCAACCCAGTGGGATACCTCGTACTTTGACATGCTGTTTGGCTATGACTGGTGGCTGACGAAGAGCCCGGCCGGAGCATGGCAATGGATGGCGGTCGACCCGGATGAAAACGACTTGGCGCCGGATGCCGAGAACCCGTCGAAAAAAGTGCCGACGATGATGATGACGACCGATTTGGCGCTGCGGTTTGACCCGGAATACGAAAAAATCGCCCGCCGGTTCCACCAAAACCCGGAAGAATTCGCCGAGGCATTCGCCCGGGCGTGGTTCAAGCTCACCCATAGAGATATGGGGCCGAAAACGAGATATCTCGGTCCGGAAGTTCCGGAAGAAGACTTCATTTGGCAAGACCCGATTCCAGAAGTCGATTACGAACTGACAGAAGCGGAGATCGAAGAAATCAAAGCGAAAATTTTGAACTCCGGGCTGACCGTCAGCGAGTTGGTCAAAACGGCTTGGGCCTCAGCCAGCACGTTCCGCCATTCCGACAAACGCGGCGGAGCCAACGGCGCCCGCATCCGTCTCGCCCCGCAAAAAGACTGGGAAGTGAACGAACCGGAGCGGCTCGCCAACGTGCTGTCCGTCTACGAGGACATCCAACGCGAACTGCCGAAAAAAGTAAGCATCGCCGACTTGATCGTCCTCGGCGGCAGCGCTGCGGTCGAAAAAGCGGCCCGCGACGCTGGTTTTGACGTCAAAGTGCCATTTTTCCCTGGCCGCGGCGATGCGACGCAAGAACAAACGGACGTCGAAAGCTTTGCCGTATTAGAACCGTTTGCGGACGGCTTCCGCAACTATCAAAAACAAGAATACAGCGTCCCGCCGGAAGAACTGCTCATCGACAAAGCCCAGCTCCTTGGGCTGACGGGTCCAGAAATGACGGTCTTAATTGGCGGCTTGCGCGTGTTGGGCGCGAACTATCGCGATTTGCCCCACGGCGTGTTTACCGATCGCATCGGGGTGCTGACCAACGACTTCTTCGTCAACCTGTTGGATATGGACTATGAATGGGTGCCGACCGACGGCGGCATTTACGAAATCCGCGACCGGAAAACCGGCCAAGTGCGGTGGACAGCGACCCGGGTCGATCTCATTTTCGGATCGAACTCCATCCTCCGCTCTTACGCCGAATTTTACGCCCAAGACGACAACCAAGAAAAATTCGTCCGCGATTTCATCAACGCGTGGGTGAAAGTCATGAACGCCGACCGCTTCGATCTGGTGAAAAAAGCAAGAGAATCGGTCGCCGCTCGATAA
- a CDS encoding NUDIX hydrolase, translating into MEHRKNIVVVLKGLILHKGTVLVVQRAPDDEVGGGTWELVGGGMRFGEELEAALIREIEEEVGLTVTVEKVLYAATFQTHPTRQVVILTYLCTSEQHEVILSKEHIHYCWATKDEARQLLPPAIVYDFEKNGVFSLAEWR; encoded by the coding sequence ATGGAACATCGAAAGAACATCGTTGTCGTTTTGAAAGGGTTGATCTTACATAAAGGGACCGTGCTAGTCGTCCAGCGCGCGCCTGATGATGAAGTAGGCGGCGGAACATGGGAGCTGGTCGGAGGGGGGATGCGATTTGGTGAGGAGTTAGAAGCTGCGCTCATTCGCGAAATTGAAGAAGAAGTTGGGTTGACGGTGACGGTGGAGAAAGTTTTATACGCTGCGACGTTCCAAACCCATCCGACGCGGCAAGTCGTCATCTTGACGTATTTATGCACAAGCGAGCAGCACGAGGTCATCCTTTCGAAAGAACATATCCACTATTGCTGGGCGACAAAGGATGAAGCGCGTCAACTGCTGCCCCCGGCGATTGTATACGATTTTGAAAAAAACGGCGTGTTTTCGTTAGCGGAATGGAGGTAA
- a CDS encoding SDR family NAD(P)-dependent oxidoreductase — protein sequence MRKAVVLGASGGMGYALVQELASRGIPVRAFARSQDKMQQRFGTMKDVEICLGDVFREDDLNKACKDVDVIFHAINIPYPEWPKGHPIIMKNVLKAAEGSGAKIVFIDNIYAYGRSPGRKVTEDTPKNPHTRKGKIRLQLNKMLVEAHQRGVPTLICHFPDFYGPNAENTLMHFTLQGMLSGRNAQYVGRMDVKREFIYTPDGAKAAVELSLRGSAYGSHWNIPACDVISGHEIVEIARRATGYSKKVATVGKGMIAFLGLFHKGMREMVEMMYLNEEPVVLSGEKYEREIGPVPRTPYEEGIQRTIEHMKKKERS from the coding sequence GTGAGAAAAGCGGTCGTGCTTGGCGCATCAGGCGGAATGGGCTATGCCCTCGTTCAGGAGCTCGCATCAAGAGGAATCCCTGTCAGGGCCTTTGCCCGTTCACAGGATAAGATGCAGCAGAGGTTTGGAACAATGAAGGACGTGGAAATTTGTTTAGGAGATGTGTTTCGCGAGGATGACCTGAACAAGGCATGCAAAGATGTCGATGTGATCTTTCATGCGATTAACATCCCCTATCCGGAATGGCCTAAAGGTCATCCGATCATCATGAAAAATGTGCTGAAGGCAGCGGAAGGAAGCGGGGCGAAGATTGTTTTCATCGACAACATTTATGCTTATGGGCGCAGCCCAGGGAGGAAGGTAACAGAAGATACCCCGAAAAACCCCCATACTAGGAAAGGAAAAATTCGCTTGCAACTGAATAAGATGCTTGTAGAAGCGCATCAGAGAGGAGTGCCGACTCTTATTTGCCATTTTCCTGATTTTTATGGACCTAACGCCGAAAATACCTTGATGCACTTCACCTTGCAAGGCATGCTTTCCGGGCGAAACGCGCAATATGTCGGTCGTATGGATGTGAAGCGGGAATTTATCTATACCCCGGATGGAGCCAAAGCGGCAGTCGAACTCTCTCTTCGCGGCTCCGCATATGGAAGTCATTGGAATATTCCCGCTTGTGATGTCATTTCCGGGCACGAAATCGTTGAAATCGCAAGAAGAGCCACCGGATATTCCAAGAAAGTCGCTACAGTGGGCAAAGGCATGATCGCCTTTTTAGGGCTTTTTCATAAAGGAATGAGAGAAATGGTGGAGATGATGTATCTAAATGAGGAACCCGTGGTGCTGAGCGGGGAAAAATACGAGCGGGAAATCGGGCCCGTGCCCAGAACCCCGTATGAAGAAGGAATTCAACGAACGATCGAACATATGAAAAAGAAAGAGCGGTCATGA
- the uvsE gene encoding UV DNA damage repair endonuclease UvsE translates to MTVVRLGYAAMSVHVPHCSPSQTMTAAQFRAIRDREAAIRKLERIAISNVENCLRLLKHNKAHDIHFFRLSSRLIPLANHPELDGWDYLAPIREALRSIALFLREYPMRLDFHPEHFVVLNSPDADVFRTSLRTLHLHRELLRGMGIDVEHRCVLHLGGGYGDKEKALEQLIHNWAYIPAPLQRMIMFENDDTVFTLRDALYACEKLGVPLVFDLHHHLANHDEEDWRPDWERIVATWRHSPLPMKMHLSSPKSDRQFRAHHDFIDAEMFIRFLQEVKGTVRQLDCMIEAKQKDEALFQLVRDLKRYDEIEWMDGASFYVK, encoded by the coding sequence ATGACCGTCGTCCGGCTCGGCTATGCCGCTATGAGCGTGCATGTCCCTCATTGCTCTCCCTCTCAAACGATGACCGCGGCGCAATTTCGCGCCATTCGCGATCGCGAGGCGGCGATTCGCAAGCTTGAGCGGATCGCTATCTCCAATGTCGAAAACTGCCTTCGCTTGCTCAAACATAACAAGGCGCATGACATCCATTTTTTCCGTCTCAGTTCGCGGCTTATTCCGCTTGCCAATCATCCAGAGCTAGACGGGTGGGATTATCTCGCTCCGATCCGTGAAGCGTTGCGATCGATCGCGCTGTTTTTGCGTGAGTATCCGATGCGGCTTGATTTCCACCCAGAGCATTTTGTTGTGCTGAATTCCCCTGATGCCGATGTGTTTCGCACTTCATTGCGCACGCTGCATCTGCATCGAGAACTGTTGCGCGGAATGGGGATTGACGTAGAACACCGCTGCGTGCTCCATCTTGGCGGCGGGTATGGCGACAAAGAAAAGGCGTTGGAGCAACTGATCCATAATTGGGCGTACATCCCCGCCCCGTTGCAGCGAATGATCATGTTTGAAAATGATGATACGGTGTTTACACTGCGCGATGCTCTCTATGCATGCGAAAAACTCGGCGTGCCGCTCGTTTTTGATTTGCACCACCATCTCGCCAATCACGACGAAGAAGACTGGCGGCCAGACTGGGAACGGATCGTGGCGACATGGCGCCACTCGCCGTTGCCGATGAAAATGCATCTCTCAAGCCCAAAAAGCGACAGACAGTTCCGCGCCCATCACGATTTTATCGATGCTGAGATGTTCATCCGCTTTTTGCAGGAAGTCAAAGGCACCGTTCGGCAGCTTGACTGCATGATCGAAGCGAAACAAAAAGATGAGGCGTTGTTTCAGCTTGTGCGCGACCTCAAGCGCTATGACGAAATAGAGTGGATGGATGGAGCGAGCTTTTATGTGAAGTGA